A part of Amphiprion ocellaris isolate individual 3 ecotype Okinawa chromosome 16, ASM2253959v1, whole genome shotgun sequence genomic DNA contains:
- the wapla gene encoding wings apart-like protein homolog, whose protein sequence is MTSRFGKTYNRKGGEANSKFEEVFSNKKPTLTTKWGETTYKAQLGAKRPLLKPDVSEVSKRPRLEDSDSEEDPFGFDSDDESKTVSPQSVSQTKVSEGDVKKTTAVRSDGAATYVTSAQASASLTTTVTSKQTSEVKAVKNNQPWYKSVSDSNQKPVCVASFSNTLPSGDQNFSASQKPISSSAYIDTSLKPSADAPGGSKDFQTSTTYDGLLSEEMKNAELELPTEPPPEPVDNIPPSPFTLRASNCKKYQRPNRPNQLSSEPAENNKPTDTASAQVKPNSVLSASASSTAASAKPAAKPVGRGGGRVRDYTVLHPSCLSVCNVTIQDSIERSIDELVTPAAPADLGEAGQMKKKSDAAPPKPTRFRPTQTKTKKTKTETKLEFFGFEDKEDQEGEEGSEGGMAGKSSYKIKYFGFDDLSESDSDDESSQAKEKKAKKAAAALAALSSSVDSPHTSDSQDSQASSNTDAFDFSDDSSPGGTEGQKGRSGKTSDKSKDIGSGLKKIFSGPKKSPAKAVYNARHWNQPEPEEIPVPPLSRSQTAPGILSSSSKDSNSHKDDGLFKAPPPPPKVIKSETIPTRLNQDIVTALKCRKEDKELYTVVQHVKHFNDVVEFGENQEFTDDFEYLETGLKSSQPLNTRCLSIISLAARCAMPSFRMHLRARGKVAQVFKMLSDAPQHPNLALCTAALMYILSRDRLNMDLDRACLELMIKLLELDQDYSGHQDQLTAKEVEKVKEKIRKLCETVHNKHLDLENITTGHLAMETLLSLTSKRAGDWFKEELRLLGGLDHIVDKVKECVQNLSQEDDKENLVASLWGAERCLRVLESVTVQNPENQSYLIAYKESQLIVSSARALRYCEDMIQRYSRALNNSSVSSSGAALPHCSFSNVGKAVEDCMRAVIGVLLNLTHDNEWGSTKTGEQEQLIVTALNCVLRVPRYIPQEQRFDLRVLGLGLLINLVEYSSRNRHCLVDMEYHVDDTCLEDSLMQPADPTQSDTASQSAETQGDEADKPKPSGALAALVKLFLERERAAILAEAKTDDLISEAPKPALDQSGEWQETSGEIQWVAAETNDSQTEKKEEEDEELDLNKALQHAGKHMEDSIAASYTALLLGCLCQGSQINVTTVREHLPKGDFSIMTEMLKKFLSFMNLTCAMGTTGQKSISRVIDYLEHC, encoded by the exons ATGACATCCAGATTCGGTAAAACCTACAATCGCAAGGGAGGGGAGGCTAATTCGAAATTTGAAGAGGTATTCTCTAATAAAAAGCCCACTCTGACCACCAAATGGGGGGAGACCACCTACAAGGCTCAGCTGGGAGCCAAAAGGCCTCTGTTAAAACCTGATGTTTCTGAGGTCTCCAAGAGACCCAGGCTCGAGGACAGTGACAGCGAAGAAGATCCATTTGGGTTCGACAGTGATGATGAGTCCAAGACTGTATCTCCTCAAAGTGTGTCCCAGACAAAAGTCAGTGAAGGGGATGTGAAAAAGACGACCGCAGTGCGAAGTGATGGGGCAGCCACTTATGTGACTTCTGCACAGGCCTCTGCAAGTTTAACCACCACAGTCACAA GCAAGCAAACATCAGAAGTGAAGGCTGTTAAAAATAACCAGCCCTGGTACAAAAGTGTATCAGACAGCAACCAAAAACCTGTATGTGTGGCCTCGTTCTCAAACACACTCCCCTCTGGTGATCAGAACTTTTCAGCATCCCAGAAGCCCATCTCTTCCTCTGCTTATATAGACACCTCCCTTAAACCATCTGCTGATGCACCAGGTGGTAGCAAAGACTTCCAAACCTCTACTACTTATGATGGACTGCTATcggaagagatgaaaaatgcgGAGCTGGAGCTTCCCACTGAACCCCCTCCAGAACCAGTGGACAACATTCCCCCTTCCCCATTTACTCTTAGGGCCTCAAATTGCAAGAAATACCAGCGGCCCAACCGGCCCAACCAGTTGTCATCTGAACCTGCCGAAAACAACAAGCCCACTGACACAGCGAGTGCCCAAGTTAAACCCAACAGCGTCCTTTCTGCTAGTGCAAGTAGTACTGCTGCCAGTGCTAAACCAGCAGCCAAGCCTGTGGGCAGGGGTGGTGGGAGGGTACGGGACTACACAGTTCTGCACCCTTCCTGTCTGTCGGTGTGCAATGTCACTATCCAGGACTCAATAGAGCGCAGCATTGATGAACTGGTCACGCCAGCTGCCCCTGCTGATCTTGGAGAGGCAGGCCAGATGAAGAAGAAGTCCGATGCGGCGCCACCCAAGCCCACAAG gTTCAGACCCACCCAGACAAAGACCAAGAAGACCAAGACTGAGACAAAGCTGGAGTTCTTTGGCTTTGAGGACAAAGAGGACCAGGAGGGCGAGGAAGGTTCAGAAGGAGGCATGGCAGGCAAGAGTAGCTACAAGATCAAGTACTTTGGCTTCGATGACTTGAGTGAGAGTGACAGCGATGATGAGAGCTCACAGGCCAAAGAGAAGAAGGCCAAGAAGGCGGCTGCAGCTTTAGCCGCTCTGAGCTCCAGTGTGGACAGCCCCCACACCAGTGACTCTCAGGACAGTCAGGCCAGCAGCAATACAG ATGCTTTTGACTTCTCTGATGACTCCAGTCCTGGTGGCACTGAGGGACAGAAAGGACGCTCAGGGAAGACAAGTGACAAGTCCAAGGACATCGGCAGTGGACTGAAAAAGATTTTCAGTGGACCCAAAAAG TCACCTGCTAAAGCTGTGTACAACGCTCGCCACTGGAACCAACCTGAGCCAGAAGAGATTCCGGTGCCGCCACTTTCTCGATCCCAGACTGCTCCG GGCATTTTATCGAGCAGCAGCAAGGACAGCAACTCTCATAAAGATGACGGCTTATTCAAAGCCCCTCCACCGCCACCCAAAGTCATTAAGTCGGAGACCATCCCCACACGACTCAACCAGGATATCGTCACAGCGCTCAAATGCAGGAAGGAAGATAAGGAG CTGTACACGGTGGTGCAGCATGTGAAACACTTCAACGACGTGGTGGAGTTCGGAGAGAATCAAGAGTTCACAGATGACTTTGAGTACCTGGAGACGGGGCTGAAGAGCAGTCAGCCGCTCAACACGAGATGCCTTAG TATAATCAGCCTGGCTGCGCGGTGTGCCATGCCCAGCTTCAGGATGCACCTGCGGGCCCGAGGAAAAGTGGCGCAGGTCTTCAAAATGCTCAGCGACGCTCCACAACACCCG AACCTTGCTCTGTGCACGGCCGCCCTGATGTACATCCTGAGTCGGGATCGTCTTAACATGGATCTGGACAGGGCTTGTCTGGAGCTGATGATCAAACTGCTGGAGCTGGACCAGGACTACTCGGGCCACCAGGATCAGCTCACCGCCAAGGAGGTGGAGAAGGTCAAGGAGAAAATCAGGAAACTCTGTGAGACTGTGCACAACAAGCACCTTGACTTGGAAAACATCACG aCGGGCCACCTCGCCATGGAGACATTGCTCTCGCTGACCTCCAAGAGGGCCGGGGATTGGTTCAAAGAAGAACTGCGGCTACTGGGAGGCCTGGACCACATTGTAGACAAAG TGAAAGAGTGTGTGCAGAACCTGAGCCAAGAGGACGACAAGGAGAATCTCGTAGCATCTTTATGGGGAGCTGAGAGGTGTCTGAGAGTGCTTGAAAGT GTGACAGTGCAGAACCCAGAAAACCAGAGTTACTTGATTGCCTACAAAGAATCACAACTCATTGTCTCTTCTGCCAG AGCTTTGCGGTACTGTGAGGATATGATCCAGCGGTATAGCAGGGCATTAAACAACAGCTCTGTATCATCATCGGGTGCAGCGCTGCCGCACTGCAGCTTCAGTAATGTGGGCAAGGCGGTGGAGGACTGCATGAGGGCTGTTATAGGAGTGCTGCTCAACCTTACCCATGACAATG AGTGGGGAAGCACAAAGACAGGTGAGCAGGAACAGCTAATAGTGACTGCTCTCAATTGCGTCCTTCGAGTTCCACGTTACATCCCCCAGGAGCAACGCTTTGACTTGCGAGTACtg GGTCTAGGTTTGCTAATTAACCTTGTGGAGTACAGCTCCAGAAACCGCCACTGTCTGGTGGACATGGAGTACCATGTGGATGACACCTGTCTGGAAGACAGCCTGATGCAGCCTGCTGACCCAACACAATCGGACACAGCGTCACAGTCTGCTGAGACTCAGGGAGACGAGGCTGACAAGCCTAAGCCCTCCGGTGCTTTGGCTGCCCTGGTGAAG CTCTTCCTTGAGAGGGAGCGGGCTGCCATCCTGGCTGAGGCTAAGACTGATGACCTCATCAGCGAGGCCCCGAAGCCGGCACTGGACCAAAGTGGAGAGTGGCAAGAGACGTCGGGAGAGATCCAGTGGGTGGCAGCCGAAACCAACGACAGCCAAAccgagaagaaagaggaggaggatgaagagttGGATCTAAATAAAG cTCTGCAGCATGCAGGCAAGCATATGGAGGACAGCATTGCTGCCTCCTACACCGCTCTGCTGCTGGGCTGCCTCTGCCAGGGCAGCCAG ATAAATGTGACTACTGTGAGAGAGCATCTACCTAAAGGGGATTTCTCCATCATGACAGAAATGCTGAAGAAGTTCTTGAGTTTCATGAACCTCACT TGTGCAATGGGCACCACAGGACAGAAGTCCATCTCACGGGTCATCGACTACCTGGAGCACTGTTAA